From the genome of Geobacter sp. SVR, one region includes:
- a CDS encoding cation-translocating P-type ATPase: MTAEAVAGVCAQCGLPVKVRSGGAAADIFCCHACRLVALIVGRQEQGELAWNLLRLGVGTLLAMNVMMVSLLLYAGSVAEENIPVFRLVLLGLSGLALATLLPQFIRGAARELAEKRMSLDLLIASGSLAAFCVSSVSTLRGNGEIYFDTATMLPVLVTMGRIVESTAKTRAGELLHSLETLLPAGALRMTGTGAVEVPLDRLRPGDLIRIRPGERVAVDGRIVEGTTTIEEAAFTGEFLPRHCEPGDRVIAGTVNGSGPLLVEAERTGKELLLHGIIAMIDGAWRCPSRAERLAERLATRFIPLVLAVACGSALTWCLMGNPARGWLAALSVLVVACPCTMGIATPLATSLAIARAAKAGIVVRGGAVMERLGSLDLLFFDKTGTLTTGQPAILSVCRLDPLVTEEELLGRLATLESASEHTLGKAVVREAHTRSIQLGSVSDVRTYPGAGICGQVLWQGKTASVTAGSAAFTGAETAGDPAAAGTIIEVAWDGVNRGRILLADTVRTDAAECVRVLHECGITCTLLSGDRHASAAAVARRAGITQVEAPCSPAGKLAAITAAGARQIVAMVGDGINDAPALAAAHAGIAFGGGPDLTRHSATVVIFSDRLDQVAWLIRLSRHTRAIIGGNFAWSFGYNTVAMASAAAGLLHPLLAAAAMVVSSVTVLVNSMRLMRFPDPKRFIDSN; the protein is encoded by the coding sequence ATGACCGCTGAAGCAGTGGCAGGGGTGTGCGCACAATGCGGCCTGCCGGTGAAGGTGCGCAGCGGCGGTGCGGCGGCGGACATCTTCTGCTGCCATGCCTGCCGGCTGGTCGCGTTGATCGTCGGCAGACAGGAACAGGGAGAGCTGGCCTGGAACCTGCTCCGGCTGGGGGTCGGCACACTCCTGGCCATGAATGTCATGATGGTTTCGCTGCTCTTGTATGCCGGCAGCGTGGCAGAGGAGAACATTCCGGTCTTCCGGCTGGTGCTGCTGGGGCTGTCGGGACTGGCTCTGGCGACCCTGCTGCCCCAGTTCATACGGGGGGCGGCCCGGGAATTGGCTGAAAAGCGGATGAGCCTGGATCTCCTGATCGCAAGCGGTTCCCTGGCGGCCTTTTGCGTCAGCTCGGTCAGCACCCTGCGAGGTAATGGGGAGATCTATTTCGACACCGCCACCATGCTGCCGGTGCTGGTAACCATGGGCCGGATCGTCGAATCCACGGCAAAAACGCGGGCAGGAGAGCTGCTGCACAGCCTTGAGACGCTGCTGCCGGCTGGTGCACTGCGCATGACCGGCACAGGCGCCGTCGAGGTTCCGCTCGACCGGCTGCGCCCCGGAGACCTGATCCGCATCAGGCCGGGCGAGCGGGTTGCGGTGGATGGCCGGATCGTAGAGGGGACCACCACCATCGAGGAGGCCGCCTTTACCGGCGAATTTCTTCCCCGGCATTGCGAACCGGGGGACCGGGTGATTGCCGGCACGGTCAATGGCAGCGGCCCCCTGCTGGTTGAGGCGGAGCGGACCGGGAAAGAGCTCCTGCTCCACGGCATCATCGCCATGATCGACGGCGCCTGGCGTTGCCCTTCCCGGGCGGAGCGGCTGGCCGAACGACTGGCAACGCGCTTCATTCCCCTGGTCCTGGCCGTGGCATGCGGTTCGGCATTGACATGGTGCCTGATGGGGAACCCTGCCCGGGGATGGCTGGCCGCCCTATCGGTACTGGTGGTGGCCTGCCCGTGCACCATGGGCATTGCAACGCCGCTGGCCACTTCACTGGCCATTGCACGGGCCGCCAAGGCGGGCATCGTGGTACGCGGCGGTGCGGTCATGGAACGGCTCGGCAGCCTCGACCTGCTGTTTTTCGACAAGACCGGCACGCTTACCACCGGCCAGCCGGCCATTCTGTCGGTCTGCCGTCTCGATCCGCTGGTCACGGAGGAGGAACTGCTGGGGCGGCTGGCAACACTGGAAAGCGCCAGTGAGCATACGCTCGGCAAGGCAGTGGTCAGGGAAGCACATACCCGTTCGATCCAACTCGGCTCGGTGAGCGATGTACGGACGTATCCCGGTGCCGGCATCTGCGGGCAGGTGCTGTGGCAGGGTAAAACGGCATCAGTAACCGCCGGGAGTGCCGCATTCACCGGTGCTGAAACGGCAGGGGACCCGGCCGCAGCCGGTACCATCATCGAAGTGGCGTGGGACGGCGTCAACCGCGGCCGGATTCTGCTGGCCGATACGGTCCGCACGGATGCCGCGGAATGCGTCAGGGTGCTCCATGAATGTGGCATCACCTGTACGTTGCTGTCGGGCGATCGCCATGCCTCTGCCGCAGCGGTCGCACGCCGGGCCGGTATAACGCAGGTGGAAGCACCCTGCAGCCCGGCCGGAAAACTGGCAGCCATCACGGCTGCGGGTGCGCGGCAGATAGTGGCCATGGTGGGGGACGGCATCAATGACGCCCCGGCCCTGGCTGCCGCCCACGCCGGGATCGCCTTCGGCGGCGGTCCGGACCTGACCCGGCACTCGGCCACTGTCGTCATATTCTCCGACCGTCTTGACCAGGTTGCCTGGCTTATCCGGCTCAGCCGCCACACCCGCGCCATCATCGGCGGCAACTTTGCCTGGAGCTTCGGCTACAACACCGTTGCCATGGCCTCCGCTGCTGCGGGACTGCTTCACCCTCTGTTGGCTGCCGCTGCCATGGTGGTTTCCAGCGTTACGGTGCTGGTGAATTCGATGCGCCTCATGCGCTTTCCGGACCCCAAGCGCTTCATTGATAGCAATTAA
- a CDS encoding cation diffusion facilitator family transporter — MKNGKKLVILTALAANLLIAATKFGAAWWTGSSAILSEGVHSLVDTGDQVLLLYGMRQALRPPDEEFPFGHGKEIYFWSFVVSILIFSLGAGISIYEGILHLLHPARLENASVNYVIIAMAMAFEGISWLVSLRQFRRGKKPEVGYVQAIMQGKDPSLFLVLLEDSAAMLGLLAALAGIMLTQVTSNPIYDGGASVVIGLILGGTAILLARETKGLLVGEAADREAVRMIREIVSAGEHIEHVNEVLTLHMGPDYVVAAISLGFRDDIPAGDVEQTIKRLEETIKERVPEVQKVFIKAEPDRRRRTRVRKKRRNGYRRGMTGFILA, encoded by the coding sequence GTGAAAAACGGGAAGAAGCTGGTCATCCTGACAGCCCTGGCTGCCAACCTGCTGATTGCCGCCACCAAATTCGGCGCTGCCTGGTGGACCGGCAGCTCGGCCATATTGTCCGAGGGGGTCCATTCCCTGGTGGATACCGGGGATCAGGTGCTGCTGCTGTATGGCATGCGGCAGGCACTGCGGCCGCCGGATGAGGAGTTCCCCTTTGGGCACGGCAAGGAGATCTACTTCTGGAGCTTCGTCGTCTCGATCCTGATCTTTTCGCTGGGCGCCGGCATCTCCATCTATGAAGGCATCCTGCACCTTCTGCACCCGGCCCGCCTGGAAAATGCCTCTGTCAATTACGTGATCATCGCCATGGCCATGGCATTCGAAGGCATCTCCTGGCTGGTTTCGCTGCGCCAGTTTCGCCGCGGCAAGAAACCGGAGGTGGGGTATGTTCAGGCAATCATGCAGGGCAAGGACCCTTCGCTGTTCCTGGTGCTGCTGGAGGACTCGGCCGCCATGCTGGGACTCCTGGCGGCGCTGGCCGGCATCATGCTGACGCAGGTGACCTCCAATCCCATCTACGACGGCGGCGCCTCGGTCGTGATCGGACTCATTCTGGGAGGGACCGCCATACTGCTGGCACGCGAAACCAAGGGGCTGCTGGTGGGCGAGGCGGCTGACCGCGAAGCGGTGCGGATGATCAGGGAGATTGTGTCGGCAGGCGAGCACATCGAGCATGTCAACGAGGTGCTGACCCTCCACATGGGGCCGGACTACGTCGTTGCCGCCATCAGCCTCGGCTTCCGGGACGACATCCCGGCCGGCGACGTGGAACAGACCATCAAGAGGCTGGAAGAGACCATCAAGGAGCGGGTCCCGGAGGTGCAGAAGGTATTCATCAAGGCCGAGCCCGACCGCCGCAGACGTACCAGGGTGAGGAAAAAAAGGCGCAACGGTTACCGGCGCGGTATGACAGGTTTCATCCTCGCTTGA
- a CDS encoding AtaL-like protein has translation MLTTSLKTVVHAQLDTVWNLLLDRIEHPQLYDSRVNESRVLERFPDGVIREMRMDGLLIRERITVEDEHWTIHSELLEHPDYVGTIDTQVLGTSTQNPMAPLHLDIKLMLEMKEGHREGTVRPDQFLEDSFNDELERIKRKAEELEKVA, from the coding sequence ATGCTGACCACATCCCTTAAAACCGTGGTGCATGCCCAACTGGACACGGTCTGGAACCTGTTGCTGGACAGGATCGAGCATCCCCAGTTGTACGATTCCCGCGTGAACGAGTCGCGGGTGCTGGAGCGGTTTCCGGACGGCGTGATCCGGGAGATGCGCATGGACGGCCTGCTCATCCGCGAACGGATCACCGTGGAGGACGAACACTGGACCATCCACAGCGAGCTGCTGGAACATCCCGACTATGTCGGCACCATCGACACCCAGGTACTGGGAACCTCGACCCAGAACCCGATGGCGCCGCTGCACCTGGATATCAAGCTGATGCTCGAAATGAAGGAAGGGCATCGCGAAGGGACGGTCCGGCCCGACCAGTTCCTTGAGGACAGCTTCAACGATGAGCTGGAGCGGATCAAAAGAAAGGCGGAGGAGCTGGAGAAGGTGGCCTGA
- a CDS encoding cytochrome C: MKKAILAVVALFVLFLAGLYAVVLYNGPRMTVQPHIRAFQAILPPLPAGVATVEPPDRLPEAGQAARDVSPLESSSTNRERGRIYYHYYCVFCHGEQGAGDGPVGQSYQPVPADLHSARIGRYGDGQLLRAMLTGIGHEPVLERVVPPGHRWYLVQYVRWLGSGKTGS, encoded by the coding sequence ATGAAAAAAGCCATTCTCGCAGTAGTGGCGCTGTTTGTCCTGTTCCTGGCCGGGCTCTACGCGGTCGTGTTGTACAACGGCCCCCGCATGACGGTGCAGCCGCACATCCGCGCCTTTCAGGCCATCCTGCCCCCCCTTCCGGCCGGGGTGGCCACCGTGGAGCCCCCTGACCGTCTGCCCGAGGCCGGGCAGGCGGCCCGGGACGTAAGCCCGCTGGAGAGCAGCAGCACCAACCGGGAGCGGGGCCGGATCTATTATCATTACTACTGCGTGTTCTGCCACGGCGAACAAGGGGCTGGCGATGGTCCGGTCGGCCAAAGCTATCAGCCGGTGCCGGCCGACCTCCATTCCGCCAGGATCGGCCGGTATGGCGACGGCCAACTGCTGCGGGCCATGCTGACCGGCATTGGGCATGAGCCGGTGCTGGAGCGGGTGGTGCCGCCGGGGCACCGCTGGTACCTGGTGCAGTACGTGCGGTGGCTGGGGAGTGGGAAAACGGGGTCGTAA
- a CDS encoding cbb3-type cytochrome c oxidase subunit II, which produces MKMTPGLLIVGALLVFWASAFIIAGLPALTMKETPSEIWRPMTPEEQAGHRLYVQNGCSYCHSLYIRVNDWDIGAERIAQSGDYVGQEPAILGSERTGPDLSQQGGEHPDDWHRAHFTNPRFTGPISLMPSWEFLGDERIRQLTAYVQYLGGRMADVRTTRQATWKEPAVAAFNAGPDRNIAWLHSQVPEVWQRMPNPYPASQAGLQRGKRIYQEFCINCHGPIGDGQGPAARFLSPPPLNFTTLRRNLVENRYIGGIFYYQIMNGITGTGMPYFKTHLESEKIWDLANYLGVSFLGYTDANMEPRGIDASYEEEWRNPYRPPDRKGQGEDEAKVEVKVKNFPQPQP; this is translated from the coding sequence ATGAAGATGACCCCCGGTCTGCTGATTGTCGGCGCTCTCTTGGTCTTCTGGGCTTCGGCCTTCATCATTGCCGGTCTGCCGGCCCTGACCATGAAGGAGACCCCTTCCGAGATCTGGCGCCCCATGACGCCGGAAGAGCAGGCCGGGCACCGGCTGTATGTGCAGAACGGCTGCAGCTACTGCCATTCGCTCTACATACGGGTCAACGACTGGGATATCGGTGCCGAGCGCATTGCCCAAAGCGGCGACTATGTCGGCCAGGAGCCTGCCATTCTCGGTTCCGAGCGGACCGGACCGGACCTTTCCCAACAGGGGGGAGAGCATCCGGACGACTGGCACAGGGCGCATTTCACCAATCCCCGCTTCACCGGTCCGATCTCGCTGATGCCCTCCTGGGAATTCCTGGGCGATGAGCGGATCCGGCAGTTGACCGCCTATGTCCAGTACCTGGGGGGCAGGATGGCCGACGTGCGCACCACCCGGCAGGCCACCTGGAAAGAGCCGGCCGTGGCGGCCTTCAATGCCGGGCCGGATCGGAACATCGCCTGGCTGCACAGCCAGGTGCCCGAGGTATGGCAGCGGATGCCGAATCCCTATCCGGCCAGCCAGGCCGGCCTGCAGCGGGGCAAGCGGATCTACCAGGAGTTCTGCATCAACTGCCACGGCCCCATCGGTGACGGCCAGGGGCCGGCAGCCCGCTTTCTCAGCCCCCCGCCGCTCAATTTCACCACCCTGCGCCGCAACCTGGTGGAGAACCGCTATATCGGCGGCATATTCTACTACCAGATCATGAACGGCATCACCGGCACCGGGATGCCCTACTTCAAGACGCACCTGGAATCGGAGAAGATCTGGGATCTGGCCAACTATCTGGGGGTATCGTTTCTGGGATATACCGACGCCAACATGGAACCGCGCGGCATCGACGCCTCCTACGAGGAGGAGTGGCGGAACCCCTACCGGCCACCGGACCGGAAAGGACAGGGAGAGGACGAAGCTAAGGTTGAGGTTAAGGTTAAGAATTTCCCTCAACCTCAACCTTGA
- a CDS encoding cbb3-type cytochrome c oxidase subunit I gives MITLNKPQSVSIGFMLAGAVWFVVGALYGMVSAIHLVSPEFFSNISWLVFGRERPIHVNTMLYGFVGTMLIGCGLYYVPALLKTRLWSEPLAWVSFALWNLVILSGPLCFSFGYTQGREYNEYVWWADVALMLAVVLLIYNLVMTIVNRTEDQLYVSVWYFMATFLWTAGNYPIGNVMWHPQTGAMPGLIDSIFLWFWGHNLPGLLITPLATGAAYFVIPRVARTPLNSHTLSLLGFWLLVALYTHIGGHHVLQSPIPNWLKAVSVVDSIAMVVPVSIVVLNLWMTTRQKGMQMWADPAGRLVMGGIAWYLLTCIQGPLQSLPYLQRVTHFNNWTVGHAHIAMLGFGGYIALGAMWHILPLVTGRPLHSNRLVSLQFGLITFGLTGFFLVLTAAGLVQGGSWNNGETVYRVLPLLAPYYVSRAALGLFILSGALVGLYNVVMTLIGGREPALDEVQVEEAA, from the coding sequence ATGATCACGCTCAATAAGCCTCAATCTGTATCAATCGGCTTCATGCTGGCCGGCGCGGTCTGGTTCGTGGTGGGGGCACTGTATGGGATGGTGTCTGCCATCCACCTGGTGTCGCCGGAGTTCTTCTCCAACATCTCCTGGCTAGTGTTCGGACGGGAACGGCCGATCCATGTCAACACCATGCTGTACGGCTTTGTCGGCACCATGCTGATCGGCTGCGGGCTGTACTACGTTCCGGCCCTGCTCAAGACCCGGCTCTGGTCCGAGCCGCTGGCCTGGGTCAGCTTTGCGCTCTGGAACCTGGTCATACTGAGCGGGCCGCTCTGCTTCTCCTTCGGCTATACCCAGGGGCGGGAATACAACGAGTACGTCTGGTGGGCCGATGTGGCGCTGATGCTGGCAGTGGTGCTCTTGATCTACAACCTGGTCATGACCATCGTCAACCGCACCGAGGACCAGTTGTACGTTTCGGTCTGGTATTTCATGGCCACCTTCCTGTGGACCGCCGGCAACTACCCCATCGGCAATGTCATGTGGCACCCCCAGACCGGGGCCATGCCCGGGCTGATCGATTCCATCTTCCTCTGGTTCTGGGGGCACAACCTGCCCGGCCTGCTGATCACCCCCCTGGCCACCGGGGCCGCATATTTTGTGATCCCGCGGGTGGCCCGCACTCCGCTGAATTCCCACACTCTGTCGCTGTTGGGCTTTTGGCTGCTGGTGGCGCTCTACACCCATATCGGCGGGCACCACGTGCTGCAGTCGCCCATTCCGAACTGGCTCAAGGCGGTTTCGGTGGTGGATTCCATTGCCATGGTGGTGCCGGTTTCCATCGTAGTGCTGAACCTGTGGATGACGACCCGTCAGAAGGGGATGCAGATGTGGGCCGATCCGGCCGGGCGGCTGGTGATGGGGGGCATTGCCTGGTACCTGCTCACCTGCATCCAGGGGCCGCTGCAATCGCTGCCCTACCTGCAGCGGGTCACCCATTTCAACAACTGGACCGTGGGCCACGCCCACATCGCCATGCTGGGATTCGGGGGCTATATCGCCCTGGGGGCCATGTGGCACATCCTGCCGCTCGTCACCGGCCGACCGCTCCATTCCAACCGGCTGGTCAGCCTGCAGTTCGGGCTGATCACCTTCGGCCTGACCGGCTTCTTCCTGGTGCTGACAGCAGCCGGCCTGGTCCAGGGGGGCTCCTGGAACAACGGTGAGACGGTCTACCGGGTGCTGCCGCTCCTGGCACCGTACTATGTCTCGCGGGCGGCGCTGGGGCTCTTTATCCTGAGCGGAGCCCTGGTCGGGCTGTACAACGTGGTCATGACGCTCATCGGCGGAAGGGAGCCGGCCCTGGACGAGGTGCAGGTGGAGGAGGCCGCATGA
- a CDS encoding cytochrome c3 family protein yields MASDRKGRQHESSWGRPLAALAVLLLGALSALMLLDRLYPVDLGQRQPIPFSHRVHAHTKTISCLMCHSQVLSTARAGIPPLETCLLCHSRIIRTHPYIALLREHYRSGRPVVWQRVNWLPEFVYFNHAVHLVKGIDCSRCHGNVALMDRVVPAQKFEMGFCIQCHRENKATHDCFTCHR; encoded by the coding sequence ATGGCCTCTGACCGTAAGGGCAGACAGCATGAGAGTTCCTGGGGACGCCCCCTGGCCGCGCTGGCGGTACTGTTGCTGGGTGCGCTGAGCGCCCTGATGCTGCTGGACCGGCTGTATCCGGTCGACCTGGGGCAGCGTCAGCCGATCCCCTTCAGCCATCGCGTGCACGCACACACCAAGACCATCAGCTGCCTGATGTGCCATTCCCAGGTGCTGAGCACGGCACGGGCCGGCATTCCTCCGCTGGAGACCTGTCTGTTATGCCACAGCAGGATCATCAGGACCCATCCGTACATCGCCCTGCTGCGGGAGCATTACCGCAGCGGCCGTCCGGTGGTCTGGCAGCGGGTCAACTGGCTGCCGGAGTTCGTCTACTTCAACCATGCCGTGCACCTGGTCAAGGGGATCGACTGCAGCCGCTGCCACGGCAACGTGGCCCTGATGGACCGGGTGGTGCCGGCGCAGAAGTTCGAGATGGGCTTCTGCATCCAGTGCCACCGGGAGAACAAGGCGACCCATGATTGTTTCACCTGTCATCGGTGA
- a CDS encoding quinol:electron acceptor oxidoreductase subunit ActD → MEGLSYGDINDDVLNAMRKPRRPYLIAVLVLAGIVGYAALVWVYQLQQGMGVTGLNRPVGWAVYITNFVFWVGIAHSGTLISAILYLLRAHWRDPVSRSSEAMTIFAVMTAGLFPMIHLGRLWAFYYIIPYPSQRQIWPNFYSPLVWDVCAVSTYFTVSLIFWGVGLIPDLAAARDRYAQTLGPDHIRTRIYGILALGWAGQGSQWLHYGRSYLYFAALATPLVVSVHSVVSWDFATSLLPGWHSTIFPPYFVAGAIHSGLAMVLTLLIPMRKLLHLERLITLHHFEMIAKTLILTATIVGYAYAMEAFIAWYSGDRFEWQFYRWRMTGSPSWMYWMTVTFNVLVPWLFLFKKIRTSYVFLFCFSLLINVGMWFERLFIIFTSLVHDFLPQNWGSYQPTWVELSITLGAFGFFSLWFFGFSKFLPTIPLSELKTRLVERETSATDCCQVRIGEGADTPHPSVMAIFSNAGRVLEAVKGACDAGYRDMETFSPVKLEEVERVMRRPKSPVRFWTLAGALAGLAGGFWLAIGTAQVNNLIVGGKPSVSLIPFCVIAFEGTILLGCLANLLGLVLHARLYRRTLSPFYDPRFSRDRFGLLIRCTPVQLELLPGLLENYSPEEMHVHQ, encoded by the coding sequence GTGGAAGGTCTCAGCTACGGCGACATAAACGACGATGTCCTGAATGCCATGCGCAAGCCGCGCCGGCCGTACCTGATAGCGGTACTGGTGCTTGCCGGGATCGTCGGCTATGCGGCTCTGGTGTGGGTCTACCAGCTGCAGCAGGGCATGGGAGTGACCGGACTGAACCGGCCGGTGGGCTGGGCGGTCTATATCACCAACTTCGTGTTCTGGGTCGGGATCGCCCATTCCGGCACCCTCATTTCAGCCATTCTCTACCTGCTGCGCGCCCACTGGCGCGACCCGGTCTCGCGCTCCTCGGAGGCCATGACCATCTTTGCCGTGATGACCGCCGGGCTCTTTCCGATGATCCACCTGGGACGGCTGTGGGCCTTCTACTATATCATTCCCTATCCCTCTCAGCGCCAGATCTGGCCCAATTTCTACAGCCCACTGGTATGGGATGTCTGCGCGGTCAGTACCTATTTCACGGTAAGTCTGATCTTCTGGGGGGTGGGGCTGATCCCGGACCTGGCAGCGGCCCGGGACCGCTACGCGCAGACCCTGGGACCGGACCATATCCGCACCAGGATCTACGGCATCCTGGCACTGGGGTGGGCTGGGCAGGGGAGCCAGTGGCTCCATTACGGCCGCTCTTACCTCTATTTTGCGGCCCTGGCCACCCCCCTGGTGGTTTCGGTCCATTCGGTGGTCTCCTGGGACTTCGCCACCAGCCTGCTGCCTGGCTGGCACAGCACCATCTTCCCCCCCTACTTCGTGGCGGGCGCGATCCATTCCGGGCTGGCCATGGTGCTGACCTTGCTGATCCCCATGCGCAAGCTGCTGCACCTGGAACGGCTGATCACTCTGCACCATTTCGAGATGATCGCCAAGACCCTGATCCTGACCGCCACCATCGTGGGCTATGCCTATGCCATGGAGGCCTTTATCGCCTGGTACTCGGGAGACCGCTTCGAATGGCAGTTTTACCGGTGGCGCATGACCGGCTCCCCCTCCTGGATGTACTGGATGACCGTAACGTTCAACGTCCTGGTCCCCTGGCTGTTCCTGTTCAAAAAAATACGCACCAGCTATGTCTTCCTGTTCTGCTTCTCGCTCCTGATCAATGTCGGCATGTGGTTCGAGAGGCTGTTCATCATCTTCACCTCCCTGGTGCATGACTTCCTGCCGCAGAACTGGGGCAGCTATCAGCCCACCTGGGTGGAGCTGAGCATAACCCTTGGCGCGTTCGGCTTCTTTTCCCTGTGGTTTTTCGGATTCAGCAAATTTCTCCCCACCATTCCCTTGAGCGAGCTCAAGACACGGCTCGTGGAACGCGAGACCAGCGCCACGGATTGCTGCCAGGTGCGGATCGGAGAGGGTGCGGATACTCCTCATCCGTCGGTGATGGCGATCTTTTCCAACGCCGGCCGGGTGCTGGAAGCGGTGAAAGGGGCCTGCGATGCCGGATACCGGGATATGGAGACATTTTCACCGGTCAAGCTTGAGGAGGTGGAGCGGGTCATGCGGAGGCCCAAAAGCCCGGTGCGCTTCTGGACCCTGGCAGGGGCGCTGGCCGGGCTGGCAGGCGGATTCTGGCTGGCGATCGGCACTGCTCAGGTCAACAACCTCATTGTGGGGGGCAAGCCGTCGGTCTCGCTGATCCCTTTCTGCGTGATCGCTTTCGAAGGCACGATCCTGCTGGGCTGCCTAGCCAACTTACTGGGCCTGGTGCTGCATGCCCGGCTGTACCGCCGGACGCTGTCCCCGTTCTACGACCCTCGCTTCAGCCGCGACCGCTTCGGACTGCTGATCCGCTGCACCCCGGTCCAGTTGGAGCTGCTGCCGGGGCTGCTGGAGAACTATTCGCCGGAGGAGATGCATGTCCATCAATGA